A stretch of the Colius striatus isolate bColStr4 unplaced genomic scaffold, bColStr4.1.hap1 scaffold_46, whole genome shotgun sequence genome encodes the following:
- the LOC133629476 gene encoding histo-blood group ABO system transferase 1-like isoform X5: MGITKLHGLAIVLTAGITGAIWYHHPFSQASDQKPTASSEDVTNMNQSLCQLSRQADLNETSSMLPRLLYPEPLLTKPRRRDVLVLTPWLAPIVWEGTFNRDILNAQYMQKNLVTGVVTFAVEKYVQFIKGFMSSANKYFLAGHQVNFYLFTDNPEQISHLQLAPENHLFVIPVQNHTRGQDISLRQMGIISTYIQSRFQYEVDYLYSIDIDVQLVEHVGVEIIDTLVGTISSWHYDTRRESKPYEPRAESRAAVPQGEGDFYYTASFYGGSVAEVYRLTRACFKGILEDRGNGIEARWHDESHLNKYLLEHKPTRLLSPEYCWDAELSRPRIIQELECD; the protein is encoded by the exons ATGGGAATCACAAAGTTACACGGACTGGCCATTGTGCTGACAGCAGGAATCACAGGAGCCATCTG GTACCATCACCCTTTCTCCCAAGCCAGTGATCAGAAGcccacagcctcctctgaaGA tgtgacCAACATGAACCAGAGCTTGTGTCAGCTTTCAAG ACAAGCAGACTTAAATGAAACATCTTCCATGCTTCCACG ttTATTATATCCTGAGCCTCTTCTGACAAAACCAAG GAGGCGAGATGTACTGGTGTTGACACCCTGGTTGGCTCCAATTGTCTGGGAAGGCACATTCAATAGAGACATCCTGAATGCACAGTATATGCAGAAGAACCTGGTCACTGGAGTGGTCACTTTTGCTGTTGAAAA ATATGTCCAGTTCATAAAAGGGTTCATGAGCTCTGCCAACAAATACTTCCTTGCTGGGCACCAGGTGAACTTCTACTTGTTCACAGACAATCCTGAGCAGATCTCTCACCTTCAGCTGGCCCCTGAGAATCACCTTTTTGTCATCCCTGTCCAGAATCACACGCGGGGGCAGGACATCTCCCTGAGGCAAATGGGCATCATCAGCACGTACATCCAGAGCCGATTCCAGTACGAGGTCGACTACCTCTACTCCATAGACATCGATGTGCAGCTGGTTGAACACGTTGGTGTGGAGATCATTGACACACTGGTGGGGACCATCAGCTCCTGGCACTACGACACACGGCGTGAGAGCAAACCCTACGAGCCACGCGCCGAGTCCCGCGCTGCCGTCCCTCAGGGAGAAGGCGACTTCTATTACACAGCCAGCTTCTATGGGGGGAGCGTGGCTGAGGTCTACAGACTGACCAGAGCCTGTTTTAAAGGCATCCTGGAGGACAGAGGAAATGGCATTGAAGCCAGGTGGCATGATGAGAGCCACCTCAACAAGTATCTGCTGGAGCACAAGCCCACGCGCCTGCTCTCGCCGGAGTACTGCTGGGATGCAGAGCTGAGCCGGCCCCGCATCATCCAG
- the LOC133629476 gene encoding histo-blood group ABO system transferase 1-like isoform X4 — MGITKLHGLAIVLTAGITGAIWYHHPFSQASDQKPTASSEDVTNMNQSLCQLSRQADLNETSSMLPRLLYPEPLLTKPRRRDVLVLTPWLAPIVWEGTFNRDILNAQYMQKNLVTGVVTFAVEKYVQFIKGFMSSANKYFLAGHQVNFYLFTDNPEQISHLQLAPENHLFVIPVQNHTRGQDISLRQMGIISTYIQSRFQYEVDYLYSIDIDVQLVEHVGVEIIDTLVGTISSWHYDTRRESKPYEPRAESRAAVPQGEGDFYYTASFYGGSVAEVYRLTRACFKGILEDRGNGIEARWHDESHLNKYLLEHKPTRLLSPEYCWDAELSRPRIIQTAFHGPLLVLPARP, encoded by the exons ATGGGAATCACAAAGTTACACGGACTGGCCATTGTGCTGACAGCAGGAATCACAGGAGCCATCTG GTACCATCACCCTTTCTCCCAAGCCAGTGATCAGAAGcccacagcctcctctgaaGA tgtgacCAACATGAACCAGAGCTTGTGTCAGCTTTCAAG ACAAGCAGACTTAAATGAAACATCTTCCATGCTTCCACG ttTATTATATCCTGAGCCTCTTCTGACAAAACCAAG GAGGCGAGATGTACTGGTGTTGACACCCTGGTTGGCTCCAATTGTCTGGGAAGGCACATTCAATAGAGACATCCTGAATGCACAGTATATGCAGAAGAACCTGGTCACTGGAGTGGTCACTTTTGCTGTTGAAAA ATATGTCCAGTTCATAAAAGGGTTCATGAGCTCTGCCAACAAATACTTCCTTGCTGGGCACCAGGTGAACTTCTACTTGTTCACAGACAATCCTGAGCAGATCTCTCACCTTCAGCTGGCCCCTGAGAATCACCTTTTTGTCATCCCTGTCCAGAATCACACGCGGGGGCAGGACATCTCCCTGAGGCAAATGGGCATCATCAGCACGTACATCCAGAGCCGATTCCAGTACGAGGTCGACTACCTCTACTCCATAGACATCGATGTGCAGCTGGTTGAACACGTTGGTGTGGAGATCATTGACACACTGGTGGGGACCATCAGCTCCTGGCACTACGACACACGGCGTGAGAGCAAACCCTACGAGCCACGCGCCGAGTCCCGCGCTGCCGTCCCTCAGGGAGAAGGCGACTTCTATTACACAGCCAGCTTCTATGGGGGGAGCGTGGCTGAGGTCTACAGACTGACCAGAGCCTGTTTTAAAGGCATCCTGGAGGACAGAGGAAATGGCATTGAAGCCAGGTGGCATGATGAGAGCCACCTCAACAAGTATCTGCTGGAGCACAAGCCCACGCGCCTGCTCTCGCCGGAGTACTGCTGGGATGCAGAGCTGAGCCGGCCCCGCATCATCCAG
- the LOC133629476 gene encoding histo-blood group ABO system transferase 1-like isoform X1, with amino-acid sequence MGITKLHGLAIVLTAGITGAIWYHHPFSQASDQKPTASSEDVTNMNQSLCQLSRQADLNETSSMLPRLLYPEPLLTKPRRRDVLVLTPWLAPIVWEGTFNRDILNAQYMQKNLVTGVVTFAVEKYVQFIKGFMSSANKYFLAGHQVNFYLFTDNPEQISHLQLAPENHLFVIPVQNHTRGQDISLRQMGIISTYIQSRFQYEVDYLYSIDIDVQLVEHVGVEIIDTLVGTISSWHYDTRRESKPYEPRAESRAAVPQGEGDFYYTASFYGGSVAEVYRLTRACFKGILEDRGNGIEARWHDESHLNKYLLEHKPTRLLSPEYCWDAELSRPRIIQGQQLTYLTAGWCFLPCKPWHNVLMKPFRRDNPSGH; translated from the exons ATGGGAATCACAAAGTTACACGGACTGGCCATTGTGCTGACAGCAGGAATCACAGGAGCCATCTG GTACCATCACCCTTTCTCCCAAGCCAGTGATCAGAAGcccacagcctcctctgaaGA tgtgacCAACATGAACCAGAGCTTGTGTCAGCTTTCAAG ACAAGCAGACTTAAATGAAACATCTTCCATGCTTCCACG ttTATTATATCCTGAGCCTCTTCTGACAAAACCAAG GAGGCGAGATGTACTGGTGTTGACACCCTGGTTGGCTCCAATTGTCTGGGAAGGCACATTCAATAGAGACATCCTGAATGCACAGTATATGCAGAAGAACCTGGTCACTGGAGTGGTCACTTTTGCTGTTGAAAA ATATGTCCAGTTCATAAAAGGGTTCATGAGCTCTGCCAACAAATACTTCCTTGCTGGGCACCAGGTGAACTTCTACTTGTTCACAGACAATCCTGAGCAGATCTCTCACCTTCAGCTGGCCCCTGAGAATCACCTTTTTGTCATCCCTGTCCAGAATCACACGCGGGGGCAGGACATCTCCCTGAGGCAAATGGGCATCATCAGCACGTACATCCAGAGCCGATTCCAGTACGAGGTCGACTACCTCTACTCCATAGACATCGATGTGCAGCTGGTTGAACACGTTGGTGTGGAGATCATTGACACACTGGTGGGGACCATCAGCTCCTGGCACTACGACACACGGCGTGAGAGCAAACCCTACGAGCCACGCGCCGAGTCCCGCGCTGCCGTCCCTCAGGGAGAAGGCGACTTCTATTACACAGCCAGCTTCTATGGGGGGAGCGTGGCTGAGGTCTACAGACTGACCAGAGCCTGTTTTAAAGGCATCCTGGAGGACAGAGGAAATGGCATTGAAGCCAGGTGGCATGATGAGAGCCACCTCAACAAGTATCTGCTGGAGCACAAGCCCACGCGCCTGCTCTCGCCGGAGTACTGCTGGGATGCAGAGCTGAGCCGGCCCCGCATCATCCAG
- the LOC133629476 gene encoding histo-blood group ABO system transferase 1-like isoform X2 translates to MGITKLHGLAIVLTAGITGAIWYHHPFSQASDQKPTASSEDVTNMNQSLCQLSRQADLNETSSMLPRLLYPEPLLTKPRRRDVLVLTPWLAPIVWEGTFNRDILNAQYMQKNLVTGVVTFAVEKYVQFIKGFMSSANKYFLAGHQVNFYLFTDNPEQISHLQLAPENHLFVIPVQNHTRGQDISLRQMGIISTYIQSRFQYEVDYLYSIDIDVQLVEHVGVEIIDTLVGTISSWHYDTRRESKPYEPRAESRAAVPQGEGDFYYTASFYGGSVAEVYRLTRACFKGILEDRGNGIEARWHDESHLNKYLLEHKPTRLLSPEYCWDAELSRPRIIQVLVVHQDEGFWLCVMCMHWAHIIWTVFD, encoded by the exons ATGGGAATCACAAAGTTACACGGACTGGCCATTGTGCTGACAGCAGGAATCACAGGAGCCATCTG GTACCATCACCCTTTCTCCCAAGCCAGTGATCAGAAGcccacagcctcctctgaaGA tgtgacCAACATGAACCAGAGCTTGTGTCAGCTTTCAAG ACAAGCAGACTTAAATGAAACATCTTCCATGCTTCCACG ttTATTATATCCTGAGCCTCTTCTGACAAAACCAAG GAGGCGAGATGTACTGGTGTTGACACCCTGGTTGGCTCCAATTGTCTGGGAAGGCACATTCAATAGAGACATCCTGAATGCACAGTATATGCAGAAGAACCTGGTCACTGGAGTGGTCACTTTTGCTGTTGAAAA ATATGTCCAGTTCATAAAAGGGTTCATGAGCTCTGCCAACAAATACTTCCTTGCTGGGCACCAGGTGAACTTCTACTTGTTCACAGACAATCCTGAGCAGATCTCTCACCTTCAGCTGGCCCCTGAGAATCACCTTTTTGTCATCCCTGTCCAGAATCACACGCGGGGGCAGGACATCTCCCTGAGGCAAATGGGCATCATCAGCACGTACATCCAGAGCCGATTCCAGTACGAGGTCGACTACCTCTACTCCATAGACATCGATGTGCAGCTGGTTGAACACGTTGGTGTGGAGATCATTGACACACTGGTGGGGACCATCAGCTCCTGGCACTACGACACACGGCGTGAGAGCAAACCCTACGAGCCACGCGCCGAGTCCCGCGCTGCCGTCCCTCAGGGAGAAGGCGACTTCTATTACACAGCCAGCTTCTATGGGGGGAGCGTGGCTGAGGTCTACAGACTGACCAGAGCCTGTTTTAAAGGCATCCTGGAGGACAGAGGAAATGGCATTGAAGCCAGGTGGCATGATGAGAGCCACCTCAACAAGTATCTGCTGGAGCACAAGCCCACGCGCCTGCTCTCGCCGGAGTACTGCTGGGATGCAGAGCTGAGCCGGCCCCGCATCATCCAG
- the LOC133629476 gene encoding histo-blood group ABO system transferase 2-like isoform X3 has product MGITKLHGLAIVLTAGITGAIWYHHPFSQASDQKPTASSEDVTNMNQSLCQLSSLLYPEPLLTKPRRRDVLVLTPWLAPIVWEGTFNRDILNAQYMQKNLVTGVVTFAVEKYVQFIKGFMSSANKYFLAGHQVNFYLFTDNPEQISHLQLAPENHLFVIPVQNHTRGQDISLRQMGIISTYIQSRFQYEVDYLYSIDIDVQLVEHVGVEIIDTLVGTISSWHYDTRRESKPYEPRAESRAAVPQGEGDFYYTASFYGGSVAEVYRLTRACFKGILEDRGNGIEARWHDESHLNKYLLEHKPTRLLSPEYCWDAELSRPRIIQGQQLTYLTAGWCFLPCKPWHNVLMKPFRRDNPSGH; this is encoded by the exons ATGGGAATCACAAAGTTACACGGACTGGCCATTGTGCTGACAGCAGGAATCACAGGAGCCATCTG GTACCATCACCCTTTCTCCCAAGCCAGTGATCAGAAGcccacagcctcctctgaaGA tgtgacCAACATGAACCAGAGCTTGTGTCAGCTTTCAAG ttTATTATATCCTGAGCCTCTTCTGACAAAACCAAG GAGGCGAGATGTACTGGTGTTGACACCCTGGTTGGCTCCAATTGTCTGGGAAGGCACATTCAATAGAGACATCCTGAATGCACAGTATATGCAGAAGAACCTGGTCACTGGAGTGGTCACTTTTGCTGTTGAAAA ATATGTCCAGTTCATAAAAGGGTTCATGAGCTCTGCCAACAAATACTTCCTTGCTGGGCACCAGGTGAACTTCTACTTGTTCACAGACAATCCTGAGCAGATCTCTCACCTTCAGCTGGCCCCTGAGAATCACCTTTTTGTCATCCCTGTCCAGAATCACACGCGGGGGCAGGACATCTCCCTGAGGCAAATGGGCATCATCAGCACGTACATCCAGAGCCGATTCCAGTACGAGGTCGACTACCTCTACTCCATAGACATCGATGTGCAGCTGGTTGAACACGTTGGTGTGGAGATCATTGACACACTGGTGGGGACCATCAGCTCCTGGCACTACGACACACGGCGTGAGAGCAAACCCTACGAGCCACGCGCCGAGTCCCGCGCTGCCGTCCCTCAGGGAGAAGGCGACTTCTATTACACAGCCAGCTTCTATGGGGGGAGCGTGGCTGAGGTCTACAGACTGACCAGAGCCTGTTTTAAAGGCATCCTGGAGGACAGAGGAAATGGCATTGAAGCCAGGTGGCATGATGAGAGCCACCTCAACAAGTATCTGCTGGAGCACAAGCCCACGCGCCTGCTCTCGCCGGAGTACTGCTGGGATGCAGAGCTGAGCCGGCCCCGCATCATCCAG